From Halorussus lipolyticus:
GCGCGAGGTAGCCCACGACCTTGTACGGCATCAGGGTGAGTTGGACGAACGACCCGATGTAGCTGACCGCCGGTCCCCACCCCGGCGGGAGCCAACTGACCCGCCAGCCAGTGGCGTGAGTGTGTCCGGCCGCCGCACCGCCCGCGTGACTGTGGACGACGAGTCCCGGTTTGAGCAGGCCGCCCGCGTAGGCCAGCAGGAAGAAGTAGCCGACGGCGATGGCCGCCCCGAGGTAGCGCGTGCGCTTCGACCCGCCAGAGGGCTTGGTCCGAGCGAACGCCCAGATGGAGACGTTTATCCACACGAACGGGAAGACGAAGTAGCGCCACTCGGTGACTGTCGCGTCCGAGACCAGCAGGTACACCGCGGTCAGGATGAGTTCGGTGTTGAGAATCAGCCCCGCCCACAGCAGGGTGTCCCGATTCGGTCGAAGGCGGTCCGCGTCGAAGCCGAGTGTTCGGGTCATGATAGTCGTTCAGAAGACCAGCGCGTCGGCGACGACCGCAATCAGGAGCGCGCCCAGATAGGCGTTCGAGGCGTGGAACGACCGGAAAGCGGCCTCCTCGGTGCGCTCGCGGTGGAGTCGGACGACCGCCCAGAGGAAGATGCCGCCGAAGGCCACGCTGGTCCCGGCGTAGAGCCATCCGAGCGTCGTGACCGTCGAGAGGAGACCCGCCGACAGCAGGGTCGCCCCGAGGTAGAGCAGGATGTGCTTGCGAGTGACGGCCTCTCCTCGGACCACGGGCATCATCGGGAACCCGCCGCGGGCGTAGTCGTCCTTGTACGCCAGCGCGAGGTTGTAGAAGTGGGCGGGCGTCCAGAGGAAGATGACGCCGGCCAACACGAGCGCGGGCAGACCGATGTCGCCCGTGACCGCGGCCCCGCCGATGAGCGCCGGGAGCGCCCCGGCGAACCCGCCGATGACCGTGTTCTGGACCGTGTTGGGCTTGAGCAGGAGGGTGTAGACGACGCTGTAGAAGATGATGGCGAACATCCCCAGCACCGCGGCGAGCAGGTTCACCGAGAGGAAGGCGACAAGCGAGAGGCCAGCGAGCGCGAACCCGAAGGCGATGGCGTTCCGGACCGGAATCTGGTCGGTCGCCGCGGGCCTGTCGGCGGTGCGGTTCATCTTCCGGTCCACGTCGCGTTCTAGGACGTGGTTGAACGTGCCCGACGCGCCGATAGAGAGGACGCCGCCGGTCAGCGTGGCGAGGACGGTCCCGACTCGGAGCGAGGGACCGGCCGCCATCGCCATCCCCGCCGAGGCCACCAGACAGAGAAGCCACATCAGACGGGGCTTCATCAGTCGGAAGTAGGCGAAGCCGGTTCGCTTCGCGCGAGCGATGAGACCGTCTGGTCTGGGCTGGGAGGCCACAGGCTCCTCGGCGTCGGGGACCTCCTCGGGGTCCTCGACGCCGGTCGGTTCGTCGTACTCCTCGGGTTCGAGAGTCCACGCCAGCGCGACGACGATGCCGCCGAAGATGGCCATGCCAACGACGAGGTGGACCGCCGACAGCAGGGCCGGCGTGGCGGTAGTCGCGGCGAACGCGCCCAGTCCGACCTGCACTGGGTAGA
This genomic window contains:
- a CDS encoding DUF7546 family protein; the protein is MTRTLGFDADRLRPNRDTLLWAGLILNTELILTAVYLLVSDATVTEWRYFVFPFVWINVSIWAFARTKPSGGSKRTRYLGAAIAVGYFFLLAYAGGLLKPGLVVHSHAGGAAAGHTHATGWRVSWLPPGWGPAVSYIGSFVQLTLMPYKVVGYLALAYLVYDTVLDTAGSAVSGLLGLVSCVSCTWPVVATLAAGLAGSGTAVAAAASEWSYTLGTIAFVVTVVLLRWRPTIR
- the cyoE gene encoding heme o synthase; its protein translation is MTEHNSSPSGRFASLLAVTAMGVYLLVVVGATTALTDAAAACPTWPACNGNWLVPLDQPKLAVAWGHRVVALGVALALTATTILGWRIDTSRKVRSALTTAAVLYPVQVGLGAFAATTATPALLSAVHLVVGMAIFGGIVVALAWTLEPEEYDEPTGVEDPEEVPDAEEPVASQPRPDGLIARAKRTGFAYFRLMKPRLMWLLCLVASAGMAMAAGPSLRVGTVLATLTGGVLSIGASGTFNHVLERDVDRKMNRTADRPAATDQIPVRNAIAFGFALAGLSLVAFLSVNLLAAVLGMFAIIFYSVVYTLLLKPNTVQNTVIGGFAGALPALIGGAAVTGDIGLPALVLAGVIFLWTPAHFYNLALAYKDDYARGGFPMMPVVRGEAVTRKHILLYLGATLLSAGLLSTVTTLGWLYAGTSVAFGGIFLWAVVRLHRERTEEAAFRSFHASNAYLGALLIAVVADALVF